From Panicum hallii strain FIL2 chromosome 2, PHallii_v3.1, whole genome shotgun sequence, a single genomic window includes:
- the LOC112880512 gene encoding proton pump-interactor BIP103, with translation MGMEVVGAETAPAEVKVSDGEVNLFQEKESKATAKEREEAAVFGSETTTNVADMAPPKDAKDEWPEPKQTYAFYFVKIRSFEDPKLRAKLEQADKEFQKKIQARSKLIEALRAKKSERSSIISELKPLSAENKQYNEVVNEKIKEMEPLRNSLGRFREENNAMRAQGAGLCSSIEELEQTIKMLNDRIVHESISLPEEKRLVKEIKDLEKTRSKVISNAANRAKLQDTVVEKEAIQDQVKIIGEGIDGIKKERQAVRSKIKVLEDELKVVDAEIASLQEDLDAATARKDKAYESLQELRAARDAKNASFLQNRTVLNKARDYSSRNMLTELQELHKTEVDKFMTQWCESKAFREDYEKRILASLNSRLLSRDGRMRNPDEKPIFIESQAPAPAAEMDPVPVKLPAKQAKEAPAPPADEAPKVEVRSKGPVKSLKAKAALDADDDYEAEPPKEKAKPTEADVAKLKEKKRQEEIEKNRLALERKKRQAEKQAAKAAARAQKDAEKKLKKEEKKAKKKSGAADTDEPSESDAKSDEAMEAQAEEEAAPVSTTGKKEQKENARYRSGVSRSKAPPPKAILKRKKAQSYWSWAGPAAAVAAAVLVALLAVLGYYQYYLPASASN, from the exons ATGGGAATGGAGGTCGTTGGAGCTGAAACAGCACCGGCAGAGGTCAAAGTATCTGATGGAGAAGTGAACCTATTCCAAGAGAAGGAAAGCAAAGCAACTGCTAAAGAACGTGAGGAGGCAGCTGTTTTTGGCTCAGAGACAACTACAAATGTTGCTGATATGGCACCTCCAAAGGATGCGAAGGATGAGTGGCCTGAACCTAAGCAAACTTATGCCTTCTACTTCGTCAAGATCCGCTCGTTTGAGGATCCTAAGCTGAGGGCAAAACTCGAGCAggctgacaaagaattccagaagaaGATCCAAGCTCGTTCTAAACTTATCGAGGCACTAAGAGCCAAGAAG TCAGAGCGCTCTAGTATTATCTCGGAGCTGAAGCCATTGTCTGCCGAGAACAAACAATATAATGAAGTTGTGAATGAGAAGATAAAGGAGATGGAGCCTCTTCGGAACAGTTTAGGCAGGTTTCGTGAGGAAAACAATGCCATGAGGGCACAGGGTGCAGGTTTATGCTCTTCTATTGAAGAGCTTGAACAAACG ATCAAGATGCTTAATGACCGTATAGTACATGAGAGCATATCCTTACCTGAGGAGAAACGTCTGGTCAAAGAAATCAAGGACCTTGAAAAAACCAGATCAAAAGTCATATCTAATGCTGCTAACCGGGCTAAACTGCAAGATACTGTGGTTGAAAAAGAGGCCATACAGGACCAGGTCAAA ATAATTGGGGAGGGCATTGATGGAATAAAGAAGGAAAGACAAGCAGTCAGATCTAAGATTAAGGTCCTGGAGGATGAGCTAAAAGTTGTTGATGCTGAGATCGCATCGCTTCAAGAAGATTTAGATGCAGCAACCGCCAGAAAGGATAAGGCATATGAATCATTGCAAGAATTGAGGGCAGCGCGCGATGCGAAA AATGCATCCTTCCTTCAAAACCGCACGGTTTTAAACAAGGCTAGGGACTATTCGTCAAGGAATATGCTGACAGAATTGCAAGAGCTCCACAAGACTGAG GTCGACAAGTTCATGACCCAATGGTGCGAAAGCAAGGCCTTCAGAGAGGACTATGAGAAGAGGATTCTTGCCTCCCTCAACAGCCGACTGCTGAGCCGAGATGGCCGGATGAGGAATCCTGATGAGAAGCCCATATTCATCGAGTCGCAGGCACCAGCACCAGCTGCAGAAATGGATCCTGTCCCGGTAAAATTACCTGCAAAACAAGCCAAGGAAGCGCCTGCTCCCCCAGCAGATGAAGCTCCCAAGGTTGAAGTCCGTTCAAAAGGGCCTGTGAAGTCACTCAAGGCAAAAGCTGCACTGGATGCTGATGATGATTACGAGGCCGAGCCTCCAAAGGAAAAGGCGAAGCCTACAGAGGCTGATGTGGCGAAGTTGAAAGAGAAAAAGAGGCAGGAGGAGATTGAGAAGAACAGGCTTGCGttggagaggaagaagaggcagGCTGAGAAGCAGGCAGCTAAGGCGGCGGCCCGAGCACAGAAGGATGCTGagaagaagctgaag AAAGAGGAGAAAAAGGCCAAGAAGAAATCCGGAGCAGCTGACACCGATGAGCCCTCAGAATCAGATGCCAAGTCTGATGAAGCCATGGAAGCCCAGGCCGAGGAGGAAGCAGCCCCAGTTTCCACCACAGGGAAGAAAGAACAGAAGGAGAATGCCCGGTACAGGAGTGGGGTCAGCCGGAGCAAGGCCCCGCCACCCAAGGCGATCCTTAAGAGGAAGAAGGCGCAGTCATATTGGTCGTGGGCTGGCCCGGCTGCTGCAGTGGCAGCTGCTGTGCTGGTGGCCCTCCTTGCGGTGCTGGGCTACTACCAGTACTACCTCCCAGCGAGTGCCAGCAACTAG